The following are from one region of the Magallana gigas chromosome 4, xbMagGiga1.1, whole genome shotgun sequence genome:
- the LOC136274744 gene encoding tripartite motif-containing protein 2-like yields MGIITVPNIKPENRKIKPMETVSIQLKLTRKQRKQDREKSDVKQTLSLSSSVTKVREYKVPGVGIVFHISLGKSGTLWGSDMSGNLVQTDLQGNQLQKIQTSGRDEGYHTVTQDGDLIYTDKRNKVINRTRTDNTITKFIETGDWEPFSVHSSHINGDLLVGMIKEGEPSKVTRYNKTGTEIQNIQRDDKGRGLYRMPHYITENINGDVCVSDWRKHAVVVVDKSGQHRFSYKGQRSGFDPYGICTDVLGHILVCDYISKTVHLLNQDGLFLSLLLTDQQGIDYPYSVCVDDKNNLWVGQLATNTVTVYKYLH; encoded by the coding sequence ATGGGTATAATAACTGTTCCTAACATTAAACCagagaacagaaaaataaaacccatgGAGACTGTTTCTATTCAGTTGAAACTTACAAGGAAACAGAGGAAACAAGACAGAGAGAAATCTGACGTGAAACAAACACTGTCTCTGTCTTCCTCTGTCACCAAGGTCAGGGAGTACAAAGTACCAGGTGTTGGCATAGTATTTCATATATCACTGGGTAAATCAGGCACACTCTGGGGCAGTGATATGTCTGGTAACCTTGTCCAAACAGATCTACAGGGGAATCAGCTACAGAAGATACAAACCAGTGGTAGAGATGAAGGCTACCACACAGTCACACAGGACGGGGATCTGATCTATACAGACAAGCGAAACAAAGTCATTAATAGGACAAGAACAGATAATACTATCACTAAATTCATTGAAACAGGAGACTGGGAACCATTCAGTGTACACTCCTCCCACATCAACGGGGACCTACTGGTGGGGATGATAAAGGAAGGAGAGCCCTCTAAAGTCACCAGGTACAACAAGACAGGGacagaaatacagaacatacagaGAGACGACAAAGGAAGGGGACTGTATAGAATGCCACACTACATCACCgaaaacatcaatggtgatGTCTGTGTATCAGACTGGAGAAAGCATGCTGTAGTGGTGGTGGATAAATCAGGACAACACAGGTTCTCCTACAAAGGTCAGAGGTCAGGGTTTGATCCCTATGGAATATGTACTGATGTACTCggtcacatcctggtgtgtgattaTATCAGTAAAACAGTACATCTCCTGAATCAGGACGGTCTGTTCTTGTCTCTACTACTCACAGACCAACAAGGGATAGATTATCCCTACAGTGTGTGTGTGGATGATAAGAACAATCTCTGGGTGGGACAACTCGCCACCAACACAGTGACAGTGTACAAGTATCTACATTGA
- the LOC105336886 gene encoding cysteine-rich motor neuron 1 protein: MIRSIAFVLVVLAIGNLGFSINDRSADCPFPCVINGHHFCRPPPCPVPACRDPISIPGQCCGTCPEDCPKGTCKVGNKMTCYPVPCPLPPCVKPVTTPGDCCPHCPEDNTREEREQCPHPCLAGGQTYCHPVPCPFPPCDNPVTSPGDCCPHCPTGTV, translated from the exons ATGATCCGTTCCATCGCATTCGTTTTGGTTGTATTGGCGATCGGGAACCTAGGTTTCTCAATAAAcg atCGCAGCGCAGATTGTCCCTTCCCCTGCGTTATAAACGGCCATCACTTCTGTAGGCCCCCGCCTTGCCCCGTCCCCGCATGCCGTGATCCCATCTCTATCCCTGGTCAGTGCTGCGGGACCTGTCCAGAGGACTGTCCCAAGGGGACGTGTAAAGTCGGAAACAAGATGACGTGTTATCCCGTCCCCTGTCCTCTACCACCGTGTGTTAAACCAGTCACTACCCCCGGGGATTGCTGCCCGCATTGTCCagagg ATAACACACGAGAGGAAAGAGAGCAATGCCCCCACCCATGCCTCGCCGGGGGACAGACCTACTGTCACCCCGTACCGTGCCCCTTCCCGCCGTGTGACAACCCGGTGACCAGTCCGGGGGACTGCTGTCCGCACTGTCCCACGGGCACCGTCTAA
- the LOC105336888 gene encoding kielin/chordin-like protein has protein sequence MASVYYVVFITLVILHSNLSSALGGRSSDCPHPCVVNGHHFCYPPPCPPPACADPIYAPGQCCTLCPDDCPHGTCKINNRTMCYPIPCPHPPCKDPVTTPGDCCPHCPSEKETQKKEDCPHPCTIGGQTYCHPIPCPMPLCDDPVTSPGDCCPRC, from the exons ATGGCGTCTGTCTATTATGTAGTGTTTATCACtctagtaattttacatagcaACCTTAGTTCCGCCCTTGGAG GTCGCAGTTCCGACTGTCCTCACCCATGCGTCGTGAACGGTCACCATTTCTGCTACCCCCCTCCCTGTCCCCCACCGGCCTGCGCCGACCCTATCTACGCCCCGGGTCAGTGCTGCACCCTGTGTCCGGATGACTGCCCCCACGGAACCTGTAAGATCAACAACAGGACCATGTGTTACCCCATACCCTGTCCCCACCCGCCGTGTAAGGATCCCGTCACCACCCCCGGGGATTGCTGTCCACACTGCCCCTCAG AAAAGGAGACACAGAAGAAAGAGGATTGCCCTCACCCTTGCACCATTGGGGGACAGACCTACTGCCACCCCATACCCTGCCCCATGCCGCTGTGTGACGACCCAGTGACCAGTCCAGGGGATTGCTGCCCACGCTGTTAA